Within Actinosynnema pretiosum, the genomic segment CCGGCCGCGTCATGTTCATCCGGAACACCGGCAAGCTCGCCTTCGCGACCCTGCGCGAGGGCGACGGCACCGAGCTCCAGGCCATGCTGAGCCTGAACAAGGTCGGCGAGCAGGCGCTCGCCGACTGGAAGAGCGACGTCGACCTCGGCGACCACGTTTTCGTGCGCGGAGAAGTGATCACCTCCCGGCGCGGGGAACTGTCCGTGATGGCGGACGAGTGGGCCATCACGGCGAAGGCGCTGCGCCCGTTGCCGGTCGCCCACAAGGAACTCGCGGAGGAAACCCGCATTCGGCAGCGGTACGTCGACCTGATCCTGCGGGAACAGGCGCGCGACACCGTGCGCAACCGCGCCAAGCTGGTGCGCTCTCTGCGCGAGTCGTTCCACCGCAGGGGTTTCACCGAAGTCGAGACCCCGATGTTGCAGACCTTGCAGGGGGGTGCGGCGGCGCGGCCGTTCGTGACCCGCTCGAACGCGCTGGACATCGACCTGTTCCTGCGCATCGCGCCGGAGTTGTACCTGAAGAGGTGCGTGGTCGGCGGTATCGAGAAGGTCTTCGAGATCAACCGGAACTTCCGCAACGAGGGCATCGACTCCTCGCACTCGCCGGAGTTCTCGATGCTGGAGTACTACGAGGCGTACGCGACGTACGACACGAACGCGGTGATGACCAGGGAGCTGATCCAGGAGGCGGCCATGGCCGTCGCCGGTTCGCACGTGGTCACCCTGGTCGACGGCACCGAGTACGACCTGGGCGGCGAGTGGACCACGCTGACCATGTACGGCTCGCTGTCCGAGGCCGCAGGCGTCGAGGTCACGCCCGAGACCAGCGTCGACGACCTGCGCGCGCTCGCGGGGAAGGTGGGTCTGGAGACCGACCCGAAGCTCGGCCACGGCAAGCTCGTGGAGGAGCTGTGGGAGCACCTGGTGGGCGACCACCTGCACGCGCCCACGTTCGTCCGGGATTTCCCGGTCGAGACCTCGCCGCTGACCCGCCAGCACCGCAGCACCCCCGGTGTGGCGGAAAAGTGGGACCTCTACGTGCGCGGTTTCGAGTTGGCGACCGGATACTCCGAACTGGTCGACCCGGTGGTCGAGCGGGAGCGGTTGGAAGCGCAGGCCAGGCTGGGCGCGAGCGGTGACGTGGAAGCGATGCCGGTCGACGAAGACTTTCTGCGATCGCTGGAGTAC encodes:
- the lysS gene encoding lysine--tRNA ligase yields the protein MSEQPQNGSPTSDDDLPEQLRVRREKRARLLERGVDPYPVEVARTHSLREVREAHTGLEPDTSTGEVVGVTGRVMFIRNTGKLAFATLREGDGTELQAMLSLNKVGEQALADWKSDVDLGDHVFVRGEVITSRRGELSVMADEWAITAKALRPLPVAHKELAEETRIRQRYVDLILREQARDTVRNRAKLVRSLRESFHRRGFTEVETPMLQTLQGGAAARPFVTRSNALDIDLFLRIAPELYLKRCVVGGIEKVFEINRNFRNEGIDSSHSPEFSMLEYYEAYATYDTNAVMTRELIQEAAMAVAGSHVVTLVDGTEYDLGGEWTTLTMYGSLSEAAGVEVTPETSVDDLRALAGKVGLETDPKLGHGKLVEELWEHLVGDHLHAPTFVRDFPVETSPLTRQHRSTPGVAEKWDLYVRGFELATGYSELVDPVVERERLEAQARLGASGDVEAMPVDEDFLRSLEYGMPPSGGVGMGIDRLLMAITGLGIRETILFPLVRPE